The genomic DNA GGAGGCAGTGCCCATCTGGCCTATACACGTCGGCAGACGTGGCAGAGCGGCAACGACCCTGTCAGCCGCCTTGACGATCCGTTGGGCATTCCCGCCTTGGGTCTGCCACCGTCGCTGCTGATGCCGGCAGGTCGATCTGCCCAGCGGGACGCCACCTGGCAGGCCAGCTATGGGCGCTCGCACCGCTGGAATGCGTTCGGCGTGTCCAGCCGTTTCGGTGTCTGGCGCAAGCAGACACTCGGCACGGTGCTGGGCCGGCGCGATCGCGGCGTCTACTTCAGCGTCAGCTTTACGCGCTTGCAACGCGGTGAGCGCCTCCATGCACAGCGACGCCATGGCCTGGACGTGCGCCAGCCCAGCCACCAGCGTCCGGACATCAGTTACAGCACCAGTCAAAGCGTGCGCCAGGACCACCACGGTGGTTACCGCGAGGCGAGCGCTGAGCTGCGCGGCGGCAAAGATACACGTGTGAGCGGGCTGCTCAGTGCCCGGGTGCAGAACAGGTCTGGATACAGCGGTATCTCGTTCTCACACAGTCGGCGGGATGGGCGCAGCGAGCCTGCGTACGCACTGAACCACAGCTCCGGGCTGGCGGTAGGCGCGCACGGCCTGTACTGGGGCGGCGCCTATGGTGCGCAGGCGGGCGTCGCTGCCGAGGTCGGCGGCACCGACGATCTGGACCTGGGGGGACTGGCCGCCGAGGTGAGCGTGGGGGGGATGCAGGCGCAGCGACTGCGTGTGGGCGAACGCCGTCTGCTGCCTCTGTCGGCCTACCAGGCGTATCAGGCTGAAGTGCAGGACGTCAGCGCCCAGGACAACGGCGCCAGCGTGCGCGTGAAGGGGGGCGAGGGTGCGCGGCCCCTGTTCCTGGCCCCGGGCCGGTTGCTGCCGCTGCCGATCCCCATTGAAGTCACTTACACCTTCATCGGCAACGCGCAGGATATCGCTGGCGGGCCCGTTGCGGATGCCCGCATCCTCAACGCCGCCGTGCCGGGTACGAGTACCAGCGGCGGCTTCGCCATCGAGTTCGCGCGTCGCGAAACCACGCTTTACGTGCTGCACGGCGCCCGGTTGCTGCACTGCCCGCTACGCGTGCGTGAACGGCGCAATGTGCTGTTGCTGGTCGGCGCCGTACAGTGCACCCCCCTGGCAGTGGCACAGCTGCCAGCGGACATACGCCAACAGCCGCGCGTAACCCGTCTGTTGCAGGAGCAGGCGCTTATCGCGAACACCACGCAGACCGATCCGTTGGCGGACAGGCGATGAACCGCATGGCGGCGACAGCGCTCTTGCTTGCCGTCGCCTCAGCGGGCCTGTCCAATGCAAACGCGCAGCATCCTCCTGACACCGTTCCCACCTCCAGCGAGCAGCATGTTGTGCTCCGGTGGGACCGGGCCGCTTTGCCTGGAGACATCGAGCTGTGGCCGCGCAAGACGCTGCTGGCCTATGACGAGGCAGGCACGCTCGGCCATGGCGGGGCGTTCCTTACCTGTCGTTCGAGTACAGACGCAGGCACCGGGCGATGCCCCACCACCGACACCCAGGACAGCGCCAGCGGCCTGGTCAGCGTGATCCCGGTCCGCTTCACCGAGCAACGCAGCGGCGTGCAGGTGGAGCTGGACGTGGAGGGAGAGCTGAGACGGGTCGATTCCCATGGCACCTGCGGTGCCGACCGCTGGTCCCCTGTCGTGCAGCCCCTGTGGACATCCGTTCGTTTTCCGTGCATCGGCGCAGTGGGCACCGGTGCCGGTCTGTGGCTGCGCACGGGCCAACTGCAGCGCTTGGTGGCCGGCCGCTGGACGGCCACACTGGCGCTTGAACTGGGATCTCCTTCCCAGCCGCACCTGGCCAGCTATCGCTTCACGTTCGATCTCACGATCACCGACCGAGATGCGGCAGGCGTCTATTTCCCGGCCTTCGACTCCGTCACCCCACAGGTGGGGCTGAACCTGCGATACGACCCAGGCGGACAGAG from Stenotrophomonas sp. 169 includes the following:
- a CDS encoding CfaE/CblD family pilus tip adhesin, coding for MPGDIELWPRKTLLAYDEAGTLGHGGAFLTCRSSTDAGTGRCPTTDTQDSASGLVSVIPVRFTEQRSGVQVELDVEGELRRVDSHGTCGADRWSPVVQPLWTSVRFPCIGAVGTGAGLWLRTGQLQRLVAGRWTATLALELGSPSQPHLASYRFTFDLTITDRDAAGVYFPAFDSVTPQVGLNLRYDPGGQRIAGHTELDMCLYDGLGSHSAYVGITVRDSEGDTSQGDLFPVWHQDGERDESRRVDYAVSLTHGGARKRLRNGEELLLTGLDSVRLRLVKLPGSIDPVFCVPTPLTLETPSFPSSSKRAGYYSGGLKVEMRLPTSIP